A window of Halogeometricum sp. S1BR25-6 genomic DNA:
CCTCGTAGGCGGGGTTCTCGTAGGACGCCTCGGGGGCGTACACGTCCGCAGCGAGGTTCTCCACGAGGGGCGCGTACGACGGCGGATGCATGTGGTCGATGTGCTCGTGGGTGACGAGGACGGCGTCGCACATCTCGGCCGCCTCGGGGTCCACCGGCACCGGCACCATCCGAATCGTCCGCGGCGGCGACCCGTCGCCGAAGTACGGGTCGAGATAGAGCGTCGTCTCCTGTGTTCGAAAGACGAAGCCGTTGCCGCCGAGGTACCACGCCGAGAGGCCCTCGGGGTCGACCGCCTCAATCTCGTCGTTCACGAACCAATCGCCCCACATCGAGTGCACCATGCGCGGTCGTTCGTGAGGGTTCGGGAAAAAAGAACTCGCCGAACGGAACTGCGGGAGCTACAGTCCCGTGTACGTCCGTCCGCCGTTGGCGTTCGCCTCGATGTAGTCCCAGTCGTACTCGACGCCGAGACCCGGACCGTCCGGGACGCCGACGGTTCCATCCTCGTCGATTGAGTCGAGTTCGTCCTCGTAGTCGCCGCCGTAGACGGGCGCGCCGGTGTTGTCGCAGTCGGGGTGGACAAGCGCCATCTCGTAGTAGTTCGCGTTACGCATCGCGGCGATGCAGTGGCGCTGGGCGGGGCCGGGCGAGTGAACTTCCACGTCGAGACCGTGTCCCTCGGCGATGTGCGCTATCTTCATCGCGCCGGTGATGCCCGCGTCGTACTCGGGGTCCGCGCGAACGAAGTCGGTGGCGTCGTTGTCGATGAAGTCGGTGTGCGCCTCGATGCCCCGGACGTGTTCGGTCTGAAGCAGGGGCGTCTGCAGTTTCTCGCGGAGTTTCCGGTGGGCGTGCTGGGAGACGCCGCCGTCGCGGTAGGGGTCCTCGTACCAGTAGAAGTTCTGCTCGTCGCAGGCGCGGCCGACGCGGACGGCGTCGGCGAACGTTTCGTACTCGCAGGCGGGGTCGATCATCAGGTCCATCTCCTCGCCGACGCGTTCGCCGACGGCGTGGACGGTGTCCACCTCGCGCTTGATGTCCCGTTGGTCGTCGCTACCGCCCCAGCCGTGAATCTTGAACCCCTCGTAGCCCATCTCCAGACACTCCTCGGCGAAGTCCGCGTACGCCTCCGGGGAGTCGAGGCCGCCGTTGTCGTCGGCGTGGTACGTCGAGGCGTAGGTCGGCAGACGGGTCCGGTAGGTGCCCAGCAGTTCGTGAATCGGAGCGTCGTAGTGCTTACCGGCGAGGTCCCACAGGGCGATGTCGAGGGGGCCGATGCCCATGCGGTCGTACTTCCGGAGGGCGCGTTTCATCTCGCTCCAGTGTCGCTCCCGGCGGAGGGCGTTCTCGCCGACGAGGTGGTCGGCCACCTCGTGGACCTGCGCGAACGCGGGGGAGTTGCCGCCGACGAACTCGCCGGTGACGCCCTCGTCGGTCAGAATCTTGATGGCGAACAGCCGTCGTTCGGTCGTCGTTCCGGGTTCGTAGGCGAGGTTGTACCCCTCGTCCATCCCCACGTCCTCCAGCGGATAGCTGAACTCCGTCGTCTCGATTCGCGTTATCTCCGGTGCCATGCGTCGGTGTTCAGCGCCGTCCGTGAAAACACGGACGGTCGGCGAAGACGCCGCGGTGCGACGGTCGCCGCGCGACGAGCGAAACCGAAAGACCCCCCGCCATGGCGCTTAAGCCCGTGACGCGAGAGCACCCGGACGAGCGAAGCCATGACACGAGTTGTTGTGCTCGGGTCTGGGTACGCCGGGAGCGCGGCGGTGCGGAGTCTGCAGGAGGAACTGGACGAGGACGCCGACCTCGTCTGGGTGTCGGAGAATCCGTACCACCTGGTACTCCACGAAGTCCACCGCTGCATCCGGAAGCCCTCGGTCCGAGACCACGTGACCGTTCCCGTCGAGGAGATAGCCGACGAGGACACCGAGTTCGTGCAGGGCCGCGTCGTCGACGTCGACGTCGAGGACCGGACGGTCGCACTCGACGACGAGACGACCCTCGACTACGACTACTGCGTGGTCTGTCTGGGAAGTCAGACCGCCTTCTACGGTATCGACGGCCTCGAAGAACACGCCCTGACGCTCAAGAGCCTCGGCGACGCCATGAGCATCCACGAGCGGATAAAACAGGCCGCCGTCGCCGCCGACCGCACCGACCCGGCCACAGTCGTCGTCGGCGGCGGGGGTCTGACGGGCATCCAGACGGCCGGCGAGGTGGCCGCACTCCGCGACTGGACCGACTCCCACATCGACGTCCACCTCGTCGAACGCAGCGGCGAGATATTCCCCGGCCACGACCACGAGTTCCAAGGGGCCATCCAGAACAAACTCGAACGTCACGACGTCGAGGTGGACACCGGGAAGGCGATGACGTCGGTGAGCGAGGACGAAATCGAGTTCGACGACGGCGACTCGATGGCGTACGACGTCCTCGTGTGGGCCGGCGGCGTCACCGGGCAGGACTCGATGGGGAACGTCGACGTCGACAAGGACCACAACCGGGCGTACGCTGACTCGACGTTCAAGACGAGCGACGACCGCGTGTTCGCCATCGGCGACGCCGCCCTCGTGAACCAGGACGTCGAGGGCGGCCCGCACACCGAACACGACCTGTGGGAGCAGGTGGTTCACCCCGATGCCGACGCGTCGCCGCCGCCGACGGCCGAGGCGGCCATGGAGGAGGGAAAGCACCTCGGACAGAACGTCGCCCGCGAGATGGACGGCCGCGAACTCGTCCACTGGTCGTACATCAACAAGGGAACGCTCGTCTCCGTCGGCGACGACGCCGTCGCGCACGGCGTTCTCGGGTCGCCGGTGAACACGTTCAGTGGGCGGCCCGCCGAGGTGCTCAAGAAGTTCATCTCCGCGCGGTGGCTGACGAAGGTCGGCGGCGTGCGGCGCGCCGTCGACGCCTGGGACGACATGTAGCGCGGGAGCGCGCCGGCGTCGACGCCAAAACCGACGTCGGTACCGGCGCCACCGCCCGCCGGCCGAAAGGAACGTAGTCGGGGCGGACAATTACTTCGGCGTACTCATGGACGGGCTTCATCCCCCGAGTGACAAAGACGGGTTGCTCAGTTCGCCCCGCGAGGACGGCGGGTACGTGCTGACGACCGTGAATCAGTACCCATCGAACGCCGTCGACGAGGACTGGCGCGGCGCGCTCATCGAGGACACGTCCGCGTTCCGCGCCGACGTCGAGCAGTTCGGCGACTTCCACACGCTCCTGTGGGACGCCGACAGAGAGCAGACCCTCGACGTGCGCGAGGACGCCGTCGACAGCGACGTCGCCTACGAGTCGCCGCGCGTCCCCGAGGCGCACCTGACCAACGAGTTCGCCTTCGAGGACGGGGCGGAGGCGTCGCTCTCGCAGGACGTTCTCGTCTC
This region includes:
- a CDS encoding enolase C-terminal domain-like protein, which produces MAPEITRIETTEFSYPLEDVGMDEGYNLAYEPGTTTERRLFAIKILTDEGVTGEFVGGNSPAFAQVHEVADHLVGENALRRERHWSEMKRALRKYDRMGIGPLDIALWDLAGKHYDAPIHELLGTYRTRLPTYASTYHADDNGGLDSPEAYADFAEECLEMGYEGFKIHGWGGSDDQRDIKREVDTVHAVGERVGEEMDLMIDPACEYETFADAVRVGRACDEQNFYWYEDPYRDGGVSQHAHRKLREKLQTPLLQTEHVRGIEAHTDFIDNDATDFVRADPEYDAGITGAMKIAHIAEGHGLDVEVHSPGPAQRHCIAAMRNANYYEMALVHPDCDNTGAPVYGGDYEDELDSIDEDGTVGVPDGPGLGVEYDWDYIEANANGGRTYTGL
- a CDS encoding NAD(P)/FAD-dependent oxidoreductase; amino-acid sequence: MTRVVVLGSGYAGSAAVRSLQEELDEDADLVWVSENPYHLVLHEVHRCIRKPSVRDHVTVPVEEIADEDTEFVQGRVVDVDVEDRTVALDDETTLDYDYCVVCLGSQTAFYGIDGLEEHALTLKSLGDAMSIHERIKQAAVAADRTDPATVVVGGGGLTGIQTAGEVAALRDWTDSHIDVHLVERSGEIFPGHDHEFQGAIQNKLERHDVEVDTGKAMTSVSEDEIEFDDGDSMAYDVLVWAGGVTGQDSMGNVDVDKDHNRAYADSTFKTSDDRVFAIGDAALVNQDVEGGPHTEHDLWEQVVHPDADASPPPTAEAAMEEGKHLGQNVAREMDGRELVHWSYINKGTLVSVGDDAVAHGVLGSPVNTFSGRPAEVLKKFISARWLTKVGGVRRAVDAWDDM